In the genome of Buchnera aphidicola (Chaitophorus sp. 3695), one region contains:
- the pcnB gene encoding polynucleotide adenylyltransferase PcnB — translation MRIITKKKHNISRNKISKNAIKILFRLHKSGYEAYLVGGSVRDLIIGNQPKDFDLATSATPLELQKLFKNCRLIGRRFQIAHIMFKKETIEVSTFRGHHHNKNHKKIYKKKDKSGILLYDNIFGQIEEDAQRRDLTINTLYFNVIDLSIRDYVGGIQDIKKKIIRLIGNPEIRYREDPVRILRVIRFSVQLNMKIEKRTAAAIPKLSKLISHVPSARLYNELNKLLQMGFGYQAYQKLKNFSLLKIIFPFPFLYYNNKINFLIKKLIIYILKKNDQRFQNKKKNNVSLLWSAILWYPYIFNIIKIKKKNKITHVNAIRLSLKFILKKASFLLSIPKKIINQIKEIWKILTFITYNKKKIPWKIKKNKIFYQAYILYILKTNLEKKYLKRKYKNNFFK, via the coding sequence ATGAGAATAATTACTAAAAAAAAACATAATATATCTCGAAATAAAATAAGTAAAAATGCAATTAAAATTTTATTTAGATTACATAAATCAGGTTATGAAGCTTATCTCGTAGGCGGAAGTGTAAGAGATCTTATTATAGGAAATCAACCAAAAGATTTTGATTTAGCTACTAGCGCTACTCCATTAGAATTACAAAAGTTATTTAAAAACTGTCGATTAATCGGAAGAAGATTTCAAATTGCCCATATTATGTTTAAAAAAGAAACAATAGAAGTATCTACGTTTAGAGGCCATCATCATAATAAAAATCATAAAAAAATTTATAAAAAAAAAGATAAATCAGGAATTCTGTTATACGATAATATTTTTGGACAAATAGAAGAAGATGCACAAAGAAGAGATTTAACTATTAATACTTTATATTTTAATGTAATAGATTTAAGTATTCGTGATTATGTAGGAGGTATTCAAGATATAAAAAAGAAAATAATTCGATTAATTGGAAATCCCGAAATAAGATACCGAGAAGATCCAGTAAGAATACTTAGAGTAATTAGATTTTCTGTACAATTAAATATGAAAATAGAAAAAAGAACTGCAGCAGCCATTCCTAAATTATCTAAATTAATATCGCATGTACCATCAGCTAGATTATATAATGAATTAAATAAACTTTTACAAATGGGATTTGGATATCAAGCTTATCAAAAACTTAAAAATTTTTCTTTATTAAAAATAATTTTTCCTTTTCCTTTTCTATATTATAATAATAAAATTAATTTCTTAATTAAAAAATTAATTATTTATATTTTAAAAAAAAATGATCAAAGATTTCAAAATAAAAAAAAAAATAATGTATCTCTTTTATGGTCTGCAATATTATGGTATCCATATATTTTTAATATCATAAAAATAAAAAAAAAAAATAAAATTACTCATGTAAATGCTATACGTCTTTCTTTAAAATTTATTTTGAAAAAAGCATCTTTTCTATTATCCATACCTAAAAAAATTATCAATCAAATTAAAGAAATATGGAAAATATTAACTTTCATTACTTATAATAAAAAAAAAATTCCATGGAAAATAAAAAAAAATAAAATCTTTTATCAAGCATATATTTTATACATTTTAAAAACAAATCTTGAAAAAAAATATTTAAAAAGAAAATATAAAAATAATTTTTTTAAATAA
- the dksA gene encoding RNA polymerase-binding protein DksA, which produces MHKKKKIKKSSLSILSIAGVSSYKSKKNEKYMNPKQINHFKTILETWKKQLNTNKKDVYDISKKSSNFPDPIDRAVQEEEFNLELRNRDRENKLIKKINRTLKQIQSKEFGYCFSCGVKIGIKRLEARPTANLCIDCKTLEEIRDKQILG; this is translated from the coding sequence ATGCATAAAAAAAAAAAAATAAAAAAATCTTCTTTAAGTATTCTTTCAATTGCAGGAGTATCTTCATATAAAAGTAAAAAAAATGAAAAATATATGAATCCTAAACAAATTAATCATTTTAAAACTATTCTTGAAACATGGAAAAAACAACTTAATACAAATAAAAAAGATGTATATGATATTTCTAAAAAATCTTCTAATTTTCCAGATCCAATTGATAGAGCTGTACAAGAAGAAGAATTTAATTTAGAACTAAGAAATAGAGATAGAGAAAATAAATTAATTAAAAAAATTAATAGAACTTTAAAACAAATACAATCAAAAGAATTTGGTTATTGTTTTTCTTGTGGAGTAAAAATTGGAATTAAACGATTAGAAGCTAGACCTACTGCCAATTTATGTATTGACTGTAAAACACTCGAAGAAATAAGAGATAAACAAATTCTAGGATAA
- the thrA gene encoding bifunctional aspartate kinase/homoserine dehydrogenase I — translation MTHVLKFGGTSLADAKKITFVSKIIEEKSKIKKTAVVLSAPATITNSLEKVIQLSLIKDKNYKKEIENIKNKFYTIVQDIYKNNKKFLLKKIIKKINHEILFLKNTSKNIYLLNQCSDYIFAQVISRGEILSTQIMKNILFTKGHSVKLINPVKNILAEGNILDSYVNISKSIRKIQKINFLKNSIILMPGFIAGNKKKELVLLGRNGSDYSAAILSACIKSKLCEIWTDVDGILTCDPKIVPNAKIIKKISYKNIMEISNLGAKVLHPKTIYPLEKFNIPCYIKNTFNKNFIGTKISNYKNKKIKNIYPNIAYIEDINIFIIKTLNPKNINKIYKNLLKINKKNSIILFLSINLIHIPSINVYFKEKNFKKIDFIIKNLIFNKEKIYKKKIYKKISIISIIQNKLNKKRIIQNLNQILYDLNIKTMFDLQNFSNNSISLIIKSKYQNQIINLLHEKIINNYKIIQIFLFGIGGIGKTLIKQIHREKISLKKKNIVIKICLISNSNKILFQKNGIKINTWKKKFNTITTKYLKEKFLINKIKKIIKKNNFINPSIVDCTSSNELSKKYLYFIKNKFNIITANKKFNTGNMIDYKNIRKKTYTNNKKFFYETNVGGGLPIIQTIQNLKQTGDKLISFKGILSGSLSFIFGKLEEKILFSDAIKQAKKKGLTEPDPREDLSGLDVARKLLIIAREFGYSLELKDIKIKKILPQLCNSNINIQKFLQETKNFNRYFLKKIKIAKKNCKKIKFIGKISNTGKCTVQLEEVDIKDPLYEIKNGENALSFYTKYYQPMPLVIRGYGAGKKVTASGVLSDLLKTVV, via the coding sequence ATGACTCATGTTTTAAAATTTGGAGGAACTTCATTAGCTGATGCAAAAAAAATTACATTCGTATCAAAAATTATTGAAGAAAAATCTAAAATAAAAAAAACTGCTGTAGTATTATCTGCTCCAGCAACTATTACAAATTCTTTAGAAAAAGTAATACAGTTGTCTTTAATCAAAGATAAAAATTATAAAAAAGAAATTGAAAATATAAAAAATAAATTTTATACCATAGTTCAAGATATTTATAAAAATAATAAAAAATTTTTATTAAAAAAAATAATAAAAAAAATCAATCATGAAATTTTATTTTTAAAAAATACTTCTAAAAATATATATCTTTTAAATCAATGTTCTGATTATATATTTGCTCAAGTTATATCTCGAGGAGAAATATTATCTACACAAATTATGAAAAATATATTATTTACTAAAGGTCATAGTGTTAAATTAATTAATCCAGTAAAAAATATTTTAGCTGAAGGAAATATTTTAGATTCTTACGTTAATATTTCTAAATCTATAAGAAAAATTCAAAAAATAAATTTTTTAAAAAATTCTATTATTTTAATGCCAGGATTTATAGCAGGAAATAAAAAAAAAGAATTAGTTCTATTAGGTCGTAATGGTTCAGACTACTCAGCAGCTATATTATCCGCTTGTATTAAATCTAAACTATGTGAAATTTGGACTGATGTTGATGGAATTTTAACTTGTGATCCAAAAATTGTTCCTAACGCTAAAATTATAAAAAAAATTTCATATAAAAATATTATGGAAATATCTAATTTAGGAGCTAAAGTACTTCATCCGAAAACTATTTATCCATTAGAAAAATTTAATATTCCTTGTTATATAAAAAATACATTTAATAAAAATTTTATTGGAACTAAAATTTCAAATTATAAAAATAAAAAAATAAAAAATATATATCCAAATATCGCTTATATAGAAGATATAAATATATTTATAATTAAAACATTAAATCCTAAAAATATAAATAAAATATATAAAAATTTACTTAAAATTAATAAAAAAAACTCTATAATATTATTTTTATCTATAAATTTAATTCATATACCATCTATAAACGTTTATTTTAAAGAAAAAAATTTTAAAAAAATAGATTTTATAATTAAAAATTTAATTTTTAATAAAGAAAAAATATATAAAAAAAAAATTTATAAAAAAATTTCTATTATTTCAATTATACAAAATAAATTAAATAAAAAAAGAATAATTCAAAATTTAAATCAAATTTTATATGATTTAAATATAAAAACTATGTTTGATCTACAAAATTTTTCAAATAATTCTATTTCTTTAATTATTAAATCTAAATATCAAAACCAAATTATAAATTTATTACATGAAAAAATAATAAATAATTATAAAATTATTCAAATATTTTTATTTGGAATTGGAGGAATAGGGAAAACTTTAATTAAACAAATACATCGAGAAAAAATATCTTTAAAAAAGAAAAATATTGTAATTAAAATATGTTTAATTTCTAATTCTAATAAAATACTATTTCAAAAAAATGGAATAAAAATTAATACATGGAAAAAAAAATTTAATACTATTACAACAAAATATCTTAAAGAAAAATTTCTTATTAATAAAATAAAAAAAATTATTAAAAAAAATAATTTTATCAACCCTTCTATTGTAGATTGTACGTCTAGTAACGAACTCTCTAAAAAATATTTATACTTCATTAAAAATAAATTTAACATTATTACTGCAAACAAAAAATTTAATACTGGAAATATGATCGACTATAAAAATATTAGAAAAAAAACTTATACAAATAATAAAAAATTTTTTTATGAAACAAACGTTGGAGGAGGCTTACCAATTATTCAAACTATTCAAAATTTAAAACAAACAGGAGATAAACTTATAAGTTTTAAAGGAATATTATCTGGTTCTTTATCATTTATCTTTGGAAAATTAGAAGAAAAAATATTATTTTCAGACGCTATTAAGCAAGCTAAAAAAAAAGGACTAACAGAACCTGATCCAAGAGAAGATTTATCTGGATTAGATGTAGCAAGAAAATTATTAATTATAGCTAGGGAGTTTGGATATTCGCTAGAATTAAAAGATATTAAAATTAAAAAAATTTTACCTCAATTATGTAATTCAAATATTAATATTCAAAAATTTTTACAAGAAACTAAAAATTTTAATCGATATTTTTTAAAAAAAATCAAAATTGCCAAAAAGAATTGTAAAAAAATAAAATTCATTGGAAAAATTAGTAATACAGGAAAATGTACAGTACAACTTGAAGAAGTAGATATAAAAGATCCATTATATGAAATTAAAAATGGTGAAAATGCATTATCTTTTTATACAAAATATTATCAACCTATGCCATTAGTAATTAGAGGATATGGAGCCGGAAAAAAAGTAACTGCATCTGGAGTTTTATCTGATTTATTAAAAACTGTAGTATAA
- the pth gene encoding aminoacyl-tRNA hydrolase has protein sequence MIVGLGNPFKKYNHTRHNVGIWYLKLLSNFFNENFKNSKKFSGYISKIFFLKKKIILFIPNIFMNLNGLAIFQISSFYNINLSEILVVHDELDLSPGILKFKYGYGSNGHKGLKNIIQIFKKKIYYTRLSIGIGRPHKEQDVSSFVLSKPRLNEKKKILKSINKSIHSIFSVNIKNN, from the coding sequence ATGATAGTAGGATTAGGAAATCCTTTTAAAAAATATAATCATACTCGTCATAATGTGGGAATATGGTATTTAAAATTGTTATCTAATTTTTTTAATGAAAATTTTAAAAATAGTAAAAAATTTTCTGGATATATAAGTAAAATTTTTTTTTTAAAAAAAAAAATTATATTGTTTATTCCAAATATTTTTATGAATTTAAATGGTTTAGCTATATTTCAGATATCAAGCTTTTATAATATTAATTTAAGTGAAATTTTAGTAGTTCATGATGAATTAGATTTATCTCCTGGTATTTTAAAATTTAAATATGGTTATGGAAGTAATGGACATAAAGGTTTAAAAAATATTATTCAAATATTTAAAAAAAAAATTTATTACACACGTTTATCAATTGGTATTGGTCGTCCTCATAAAGAACAAGATGTTTCTAGTTTTGTACTTTCTAAACCTAGATTAAATGAAAAAAAAAAAATTTTGAAATCTATTAATAAATCAATTCATTCAATTTTCTCTGTAAATATTAAAAATAATTAA
- the thrC gene encoding threonine synthase: MKLYNLKDKKEKVNFSQAVKFGLGKKQGLFFPKKLPVFSKKKIQTLLNKKFVSRSQEILSILIGSEIKKNKIKDSVKSAFNFSGPKIVNITNNIYCMELFHGPTLAFKDYGAKFMAQILSCLNKKENQSITILTATSGDTGAAVAHAFYKMKNIKVVILYPKGKISDIQKKLFCTLGNNVTTISVNGSFDECQKLVKKAFYDNEIKEKTRLNSANSINVSRLFAQICYFFEIFHLLPQNLQNNLVISIPCGNFGNLTAGLLSKSMGLPIKKFILATNSNNTVPRYLDTGIWNPYKTISTISNAMDISRPNNWPRVEEIFRKKKWNIKELKYGYVSEKKTQKNIKNLYTKYKYISEPHASVAYTVLKKKINPDEYGIFLGTAHPIKFKDTVEKILNIKLKPKKNISDILHLKDLSYNIEPKFNALKKILLKK, encoded by the coding sequence ATGAAATTATATAATCTTAAAGATAAAAAAGAAAAAGTAAATTTTTCGCAAGCTGTAAAATTTGGATTAGGAAAAAAACAAGGATTATTTTTTCCTAAAAAATTACCAGTATTTTCTAAAAAAAAAATTCAAACATTATTAAATAAAAAATTTGTATCTCGTAGTCAAGAAATTTTATCTATTTTAATAGGATCTGAAATTAAAAAAAATAAAATTAAAGATAGTGTTAAATCTGCATTTAATTTTTCTGGACCTAAAATAGTAAATATTACAAATAATATTTATTGTATGGAATTATTTCATGGCCCAACATTAGCTTTTAAAGATTATGGTGCAAAATTTATGGCTCAAATACTATCTTGCTTGAATAAAAAAGAAAATCAATCAATAACTATATTAACTGCAACTTCTGGAGATACAGGTGCGGCTGTAGCTCATGCATTTTATAAAATGAAAAATATTAAAGTAGTTATACTATATCCTAAAGGAAAAATTAGTGATATACAAAAAAAATTATTCTGTACATTAGGAAATAATGTTACAACTATATCAGTCAATGGAAGTTTTGATGAATGTCAAAAATTAGTTAAAAAAGCTTTTTATGATAATGAAATTAAAGAAAAAACACGACTAAATTCTGCTAATTCAATAAATGTTAGTAGACTATTTGCACAAATATGTTATTTTTTTGAAATTTTTCATTTACTTCCTCAAAATTTACAAAATAATTTAGTAATTTCTATACCATGTGGTAATTTTGGAAATTTAACAGCAGGTCTGTTATCTAAATCTATGGGTTTACCTATTAAAAAATTTATTTTAGCAACAAATTCTAATAACACTGTACCACGCTATCTAGATACAGGAATTTGGAATCCTTATAAAACTATTTCTACTATCTCTAATGCAATGGATATTAGTCGACCAAACAATTGGCCTCGAGTAGAAGAAATTTTTCGTAAAAAAAAATGGAATATTAAAGAATTAAAATATGGATATGTTTCTGAAAAAAAAACTCAAAAAAATATCAAAAATTTATACACCAAATATAAATATATTTCTGAACCTCATGCTTCTGTTGCATATACTGTATTAAAAAAAAAAATAAATCCAGATGAATATGGAATTTTTTTAGGAACAGCGCATCCAATTAAATTTAAAGATACAGTAGAAAAAATTTTAAATATTAAATTAAAACCTAAAAAAAATATTTCTGATATTTTGCATTTAAAAGATTTATCTTACAATATAGAACCAAAATTTAATGCATTAAAAAAAATTTTATTAAAAAAATAA
- the ychF gene encoding redox-regulated ATPase YchF translates to MHVKCGVIGLPNVGKSTIFNILTKSKVSSLNFPFCTISPNIGFSQVYDNRLITLKNIVNPSKLISTIIKIVDIAGLVKGASKGEGLGNKFLNQIREVDALIHVVRVFKDDNIMHVENSINPIRDINIINTELIFSDIEICEKNLLRLQKNKTLNKNELVEEKNLLKKCLLYLNKFYLLRTLDFSLKEKILINKFKFLTLKPTIFLINIHKNTSNNIFLDKVKNFLKKDLKNVICPEIIKNNADRDSQNYIELNEIIIAIYKILNLETFFTVGQKEVRAWSFIKNSKIIKVAKIIHSDFKKGFIRAKVISYEDFIRYKSEINVKKAGKLRLEGKKYIVRDGDIIHFLFNI, encoded by the coding sequence ATGCATGTAAAATGTGGAGTAATTGGATTACCTAATGTAGGTAAGTCTACTATTTTTAATATTTTAACTAAATCTAAAGTATCATCTTTAAATTTTCCTTTTTGTACCATTTCTCCAAATATAGGATTTTCTCAAGTTTATGATAATAGGTTGATTACTTTAAAAAATATTGTTAATCCAAGTAAATTAATTTCAACTATAATAAAGATAGTTGATATTGCTGGACTAGTTAAAGGAGCTTCAAAAGGAGAAGGATTAGGAAATAAATTTTTAAATCAAATTAGAGAAGTAGATGCTTTAATTCATGTAGTTAGAGTTTTTAAAGATGATAATATAATGCATGTTGAAAATTCTATTAATCCAATACGTGATATTAATATTATTAATACAGAATTAATTTTTTCGGATATAGAAATTTGTGAAAAAAATCTTTTGAGACTTCAAAAAAATAAAACTTTAAATAAAAATGAATTAGTTGAAGAAAAAAATTTATTAAAAAAATGTTTGTTATATTTAAACAAATTTTATTTATTACGTACATTAGATTTTTCTTTAAAAGAAAAAATTTTAATTAATAAATTTAAATTTTTAACATTAAAACCAACTATTTTTTTAATTAATATACATAAAAATACTTCTAATAATATTTTTTTAGATAAAGTAAAAAATTTTTTGAAAAAAGATTTAAAAAATGTAATTTGTCCAGAAATAATTAAAAATAATGCTGATAGAGATTCACAAAATTATATAGAATTAAATGAAATTATTATTGCAATATATAAAATTTTAAATTTAGAAACTTTTTTTACAGTAGGTCAAAAAGAAGTTCGAGCATGGTCTTTCATAAAAAATTCTAAAATTATTAAAGTAGCAAAAATTATACATAGTGATTTTAAAAAAGGTTTTATTAGAGCAAAAGTAATTAGTTATGAAGATTTTATTCGATATAAATCTGAAATAAATGTAAAAAAAGCAGGAAAATTAAGATTAGAAGGTAAAAAATATATAGTTCGTGATGGAGATATTATTCATTTTTTATTTAATATATAA
- the truA gene encoding tRNA pseudouridine(38-40) synthase TruA: protein MFNLAFGIEYDGSNYYGWESQIRIYSIKNILEYAISKIANHKVKIFCAGRTDSGVHAYNQVISFKTISKRKKKSWIQGVNSFLPKDISVIWVQHVLNDFHARYSAISRSYRYIIYNHTIRSSILQNRVNNIFFDLDVKKMYQSSQILIGEHDFSSFRASRCQSYSSFRKIIYINVYRIRKYFIVIDITANSFLYRMVRNIVGSLVEIGRGRKSKSWLLYVLNIKNRNISGPTVLAKGLYLLSVSYPMRFNISNQNINYFF from the coding sequence ATGTTCAATTTAGCTTTTGGAATCGAATATGATGGAAGTAATTATTATGGATGGGAAAGTCAAATACGAATTTATTCAATTAAAAATATATTAGAATATGCTATATCTAAAATAGCTAATCATAAAGTTAAAATTTTTTGTGCTGGAAGAACTGATTCTGGAGTACATGCATATAATCAAGTTATTAGCTTTAAAACAATTTCTAAAAGAAAAAAAAAATCTTGGATACAAGGTGTAAATAGTTTTTTACCTAAAGACATTTCAGTAATATGGGTTCAACATGTTTTAAATGATTTTCATGCACGTTATTCTGCTATTTCAAGAAGTTATCGTTATATTATATATAATCATACTATTAGATCATCTATTTTACAAAATAGAGTAAATAATATTTTTTTTGATTTAGATGTTAAAAAAATGTATCAATCTAGTCAAATTTTAATTGGAGAACATGATTTTTCTTCTTTTAGAGCTTCTCGATGTCAATCTTATAGTTCTTTTAGAAAAATTATATATATTAATGTATATAGAATAAGAAAATATTTTATAGTAATTGATATTACTGCAAACTCTTTTTTATACCGTATGGTTCGGAATATTGTTGGATCTTTAGTTGAAATAGGACGTGGTAGAAAAAGTAAATCATGGTTATTATATGTTTTAAATATAAAAAATAGAAATATTTCTGGTCCAACAGTATTAGCTAAAGGTTTGTATTTATTATCTGTAAGTTATCCTATGCGTTTTAATATATCTAATCAAAATATAAATTATTTTTTTTAG
- the thrB gene encoding homoserine kinase: MIKIYAPASIGNLSVGFDILGAAIAPIQNKYLGDMVTIKSSKKFQLTNTGKFSQELPISTYDNLTWKAWNIFCKKIKKKKNVNIILEKNLPVSSGLGSSASSIVATLVALNIFFKKPLKEKELIQLMGILEKDVSSAIHYDNVVPSYLGGIKLILEKKNNIYQNIPYFKNWFWVIAWPGIKLSTSKSRSVLPHSYSKQDCIQNSKNLSCFIHALHTKQSNLAASCMHDVIAEPYRKKLLKNFSLHKKNVQKIGSIAYGISGSGPTIFSICENKIIAKKIQKYFLENYIQNKKGFSYICQIDSIGARKIGKKSNEII, encoded by the coding sequence ATGATAAAAATATATGCACCAGCTTCAATTGGGAATTTAAGTGTAGGTTTTGATATACTAGGCGCTGCTATTGCTCCAATTCAAAATAAATATTTAGGAGATATGGTGACTATTAAATCTTCTAAAAAATTTCAATTAACAAATACCGGAAAATTCTCTCAAGAACTACCAATATCTACATATGATAATTTAACTTGGAAAGCATGGAATATATTTTGTAAAAAAATTAAAAAAAAAAAAAATGTAAATATTATACTTGAAAAAAATCTTCCTGTAAGTTCAGGATTAGGATCAAGCGCATCTTCTATTGTAGCTACTTTAGTTGCTTTAAATATATTTTTTAAAAAACCTTTAAAAGAAAAAGAATTAATACAATTAATGGGTATATTAGAAAAAGACGTTTCAAGTGCAATACATTATGATAATGTTGTTCCTTCTTATCTTGGCGGTATTAAATTAATTTTAGAAAAAAAAAATAATATTTATCAAAATATACCCTACTTTAAAAATTGGTTTTGGGTTATTGCATGGCCTGGAATTAAATTATCTACATCTAAATCTAGATCTGTTTTACCTCATTCTTATTCTAAACAAGATTGTATACAAAATAGCAAAAATTTATCATGTTTTATACATGCTTTACATACTAAACAAAGTAATTTAGCTGCATCATGCATGCATGATGTTATAGCAGAACCATACAGAAAAAAACTTTTAAAAAATTTTTCTCTACATAAAAAAAATGTTCAAAAAATAGGTTCTATAGCATATGGAATTTCAGGGTCTGGACCAACAATTTTTTCTATTTGTGAAAATAAAATCATAGCAAAAAAAATACAAAAATATTTTTTAGAAAACTATATTCAAAATAAAAAAGGATTTTCTTATATATGTCAAATAGATTCAATAGGTGCTAGAAAAATAGGAAAAAAATCTAATGAAATTATATAA